A window of the Mesotoga prima MesG1.Ag.4.2 genome harbors these coding sequences:
- a CDS encoding STAS domain-containing protein, producing MFEFKKANDEIGVISLVKRARITGEMSANFRKWQETVDLKSCSTVIVDGNNIEFIDSMGIAALISIYKTVSAKGSDLILVNLSEEIKKLLNTLRLDRLFIIKNCSVVEAIKDLC from the coding sequence ATGTTCGAATTCAAGAAGGCTAACGATGAGATTGGAGTGATTTCCCTTGTTAAGAGGGCAAGAATTACGGGGGAAATGTCGGCAAATTTCAGAAAATGGCAAGAGACTGTTGATCTGAAAAGTTGCTCAACAGTTATTGTGGACGGCAACAACATCGAGTTCATTGATTCCATGGGAATTGCAGCTCTGATAAGCATTTACAAGACGGTTTCCGCAAAAGGAAGTGATTTGATTCTGGTGAATCTTTCTGAAGAGATAAAGAAACTACTGAATACATTGCGACTTGACAGGCTCTTCATCATTAAGAACTGCAGCGTTGTAGAGGCCATCAAGGATTTGTGTTGA
- a CDS encoding chromate transporter: protein MSPLRLFWIFVKVSTFTIGGGYAMIPVIKEFIVDKYRIIKEDEFLDVIVTAQTVPGVIAINTAMILGSRLAGFWGAFFAVLGASLTPFIIILVIASFFTDFVDLPVFKGFFAGARVGVTVILANLSFQLLRKSLRRYLIVIVIAAGTLVIVFLNVSSILVLLVCSLLIYFIDRRSTR, encoded by the coding sequence ATGAGCCCACTTAGGCTTTTCTGGATATTCGTCAAAGTCAGCACATTCACTATAGGCGGCGGATATGCAATGATTCCTGTAATAAAGGAGTTTATTGTAGACAAATACAGGATAATAAAGGAAGACGAGTTTCTCGATGTCATTGTCACTGCCCAAACTGTACCTGGTGTTATAGCGATAAACACAGCTATGATCCTTGGAAGTAGGCTTGCAGGGTTTTGGGGCGCTTTTTTTGCGGTGCTTGGAGCTTCGTTAACTCCATTTATTATAATACTTGTAATAGCAAGTTTCTTCACCGATTTCGTAGACCTTCCTGTCTTCAAAGGCTTTTTTGCCGGCGCGAGAGTGGGTGTGACTGTAATACTTGCTAATCTTTCGTTTCAGCTTCTTCGAAAAAGTCTTAGAAGATACCTGATTGTAATCGTTATCGCTGCTGGCACTTTGGTAATTGTCTTTCTTAATGTATCGTCTATCTTGGTTTTGCTGGTATGCTCGCTTCTCATTTATTTCATCGACAGGAGGTCGACCAGATGA
- a CDS encoding PRC-barrel domain-containing protein produces the protein MENRIRWGAKAISSDGKDLGKVIRVVIHPKNNEVTHLVIEKGIFNRVAKLVPIATVFFAAPDEIRLRIESKDVETLQDYEETFFVTGEEIENLESGVTPVYWLRPVGDYAELYPLPPLNTSINVPKDSKSLEPGCDIVTAEEKIVGRVKSFVLNDEGKITHLIGECGGFGSRSKKLIPIDWVEEIDECKVRVSASSVMVEKLPEMD, from the coding sequence ATGGAAAACAGAATCAGATGGGGCGCCAAAGCGATTTCTTCTGACGGCAAAGACCTCGGGAAAGTCATTCGGGTAGTCATTCATCCTAAGAACAACGAAGTCACTCATCTAGTGATAGAAAAGGGCATCTTCAATAGAGTGGCAAAATTGGTGCCAATAGCTACTGTGTTTTTTGCAGCTCCCGACGAAATTAGATTGAGAATTGAATCGAAAGACGTTGAAACACTGCAGGATTACGAAGAGACGTTCTTCGTTACTGGAGAAGAAATAGAGAATCTCGAAAGCGGAGTCACCCCGGTTTACTGGTTAAGACCGGTTGGGGATTACGCAGAGCTATACCCTCTTCCACCGTTAAACACTTCGATAAATGTTCCAAAGGACAGCAAATCCCTTGAGCCGGGATGTGATATCGTTACCGCTGAAGAGAAGATTGTGGGAAGGGTAAAAAGCTTCGTTCTAAATGACGAAGGCAAGATCACCCATTTGATAGGTGAATGCGGAGGGTTTGGTTCTAGGTCAAAGAAACTGATACCGATAGACTGGGTTGAAGAAATCGATGAGTGTAAAGTAAGAGTTTCTGCATCGTCAGTTATGGTAGAGAAATTGCCGGAAATGGATTGA
- a CDS encoding FtsX-like permease family protein, which produces MIIQIISLFAGVAVIAILVSMIRNPIIFKIGYRNIYRRKSDTFLVIMGSLIGTALIMGSMAMNDSFQNFLYGQIERTHGEIDELIYIPSDNQNIGKELIPNSKIEILVDSLLKNEQVDGVLPILSRTVSIGLPGEARSQTGKSFQVSMIGVEADQLSNWPDVDKVDLVLPSATDELPEVVINKELAEVAGVAVGDTLEILVDPGQRLLFWIPLPEVRVAEIVEGNGILHYQIENQGSNGFTMLMDVEEAREVLKIGVEDYYNALIVSNRGDFLTGERLTDQVVASIKPLVGEEVVVREVKKDSLSMVDQGNIGLLFLMLSVFAIFAGVLLLTNIYLMLAQERRTELGTLRAIGYSRKRVSRTILYEGFFYSIFSSGIGVLAGLGIARFILGSFVNLFEDAVSLIPFEGANIAFNSMQNSFVFFVRIDSIAYGFLLGLIIPMIIIVYTGRKISRTNIVTAVRNIPEELDERKRLLLNVIAAVGVLVSVVMAYSGYSLGNATGFFTGVMLAGLLIPVAIPMKNKRWIESFFSIAVIVFTMFSNSFDLIASNSGSSIYLTIAKGAAILFAGLFLIVYNLKTFEYLLNKLFQKARAAAPVFKISIAFSARNRLRTGLTIAMFAVVIFVITLISIIPYSMEQMLVKSRDAIFAGFDVGAFSFTGESAITLTELKSQLEVREISTVSGINVALRRDGRYDVEQVFALDDNFIDYNRMTELDFVEGLGISDVKDLWNYLRDNSGTVIVSNSVLPDVRPGDVLELRRIADQSDTGNGAAAFTQKKLSSEMIDSGPIYLEVIATIPENTISFLNGLLIYIGNTPAELTGSSAARHFLFNLSGDTEVEKKANFDSLQDKISSRSPFLLYVDDIMNLTSTMLQGTISILRSFLYFGMLVGIVGIAIIMFKALHERKRIIGMLKAIGFTKAMVFSSFLLETSFIAIIGILLGMVTGTLTSVEIFASPLMEGMKLYIPWDQLISMALIFYIASLVSTIIPSYSASKIAPAEALRYFE; this is translated from the coding sequence GTGATAATACAGATAATTAGTCTTTTTGCGGGTGTTGCCGTAATTGCGATACTAGTTTCAATGATAAGGAATCCGATAATTTTCAAAATCGGTTACAGAAACATTTACAGGAGAAAATCCGATACTTTTTTGGTGATAATGGGATCTCTGATTGGAACGGCGCTTATCATGGGTTCGATGGCCATGAATGATTCTTTTCAGAATTTCCTTTACGGTCAGATCGAAAGAACCCATGGTGAGATCGATGAACTGATCTACATCCCTTCAGATAATCAAAACATTGGTAAAGAGCTCATTCCCAATTCCAAAATCGAGATTCTTGTCGATTCACTTTTGAAGAACGAACAGGTAGACGGTGTCCTTCCTATTCTTAGTAGAACTGTCTCTATTGGACTCCCCGGAGAGGCCAGAAGTCAAACTGGAAAGAGTTTTCAGGTGAGCATGATAGGAGTAGAAGCCGATCAACTCTCAAACTGGCCTGACGTCGATAAAGTGGATCTGGTCCTCCCCTCTGCTACAGATGAACTTCCCGAGGTTGTCATCAACAAAGAGCTGGCCGAAGTTGCCGGGGTGGCGGTCGGGGATACTCTTGAAATTCTTGTAGACCCAGGACAGAGATTGCTTTTCTGGATTCCTCTTCCTGAGGTAAGGGTGGCTGAAATTGTTGAAGGGAATGGGATTCTTCACTACCAGATAGAAAACCAGGGTTCAAATGGGTTTACCATGTTAATGGATGTTGAAGAAGCCAGAGAAGTACTTAAGATAGGTGTTGAAGACTATTATAATGCACTAATCGTTTCGAACCGTGGGGATTTTCTAACAGGTGAAAGGCTTACAGATCAGGTTGTGGCAAGCATAAAGCCCTTAGTCGGTGAGGAAGTGGTGGTCAGGGAGGTCAAGAAGGATTCCTTGAGTATGGTTGACCAGGGGAATATCGGTCTCTTATTCCTCATGCTCAGTGTCTTTGCCATATTTGCAGGTGTGCTTCTTCTTACAAACATTTACTTGATGCTTGCTCAAGAGAGGAGGACCGAGCTTGGTACCCTCAGAGCGATTGGTTATTCAAGAAAAAGAGTGTCCAGGACGATTCTCTATGAGGGTTTTTTCTATTCTATTTTCTCGTCAGGTATTGGAGTCCTCGCTGGGTTGGGAATTGCGAGGTTTATTTTAGGTAGTTTCGTAAACCTATTTGAGGATGCGGTCTCACTGATACCTTTCGAAGGTGCAAATATCGCTTTTAACTCCATGCAGAACTCATTCGTGTTCTTCGTGCGGATCGATTCAATTGCCTATGGATTTCTTTTGGGGCTTATCATACCTATGATAATCATTGTTTACACGGGAAGGAAGATTTCACGCACGAATATAGTGACCGCGGTAAGAAATATACCTGAAGAGCTTGATGAAAGGAAGAGACTTCTGCTGAATGTCATAGCAGCCGTAGGGGTTCTTGTTTCAGTAGTGATGGCATACAGTGGATATTCGTTGGGAAATGCGACTGGCTTTTTTACCGGCGTTATGCTTGCGGGATTGCTGATTCCGGTTGCGATTCCGATGAAGAACAAAAGATGGATAGAATCTTTCTTCTCAATTGCGGTAATCGTATTCACAATGTTCAGCAATTCCTTTGATCTAATAGCATCGAATAGTGGCTCATCAATCTATCTCACGATTGCAAAAGGCGCAGCAATTCTCTTTGCCGGGCTATTTTTGATTGTCTACAACTTGAAGACCTTTGAGTACCTTCTGAACAAACTCTTTCAGAAAGCAAGAGCCGCAGCTCCTGTATTCAAGATTTCAATTGCCTTTTCGGCAAGAAACCGTTTGAGAACAGGCCTCACTATTGCCATGTTTGCCGTTGTCATTTTTGTTATTACCCTGATTTCGATAATTCCCTACTCTATGGAACAGATGCTCGTCAAAAGCAGAGATGCAATCTTTGCTGGCTTTGATGTTGGAGCTTTTTCTTTTACTGGTGAAAGTGCAATTACCTTAACTGAACTGAAATCTCAGCTGGAAGTCAGGGAGATTTCGACGGTGTCGGGGATAAACGTTGCGCTGAGAAGAGACGGAAGATATGATGTGGAGCAAGTCTTTGCGCTTGACGATAATTTCATTGACTATAACAGGATGACGGAACTCGATTTCGTTGAAGGGCTTGGGATCTCAGACGTGAAAGACTTGTGGAATTATCTGAGAGACAATTCCGGCACTGTTATAGTTTCAAACAGTGTTTTGCCGGATGTTCGACCAGGGGATGTGCTTGAACTAAGAAGGATAGCAGATCAAAGCGATACCGGAAACGGTGCCGCTGCTTTCACGCAGAAAAAGCTATCTTCAGAGATGATTGATTCAGGCCCTATTTATCTTGAAGTGATAGCAACGATCCCGGAAAACACCATCTCCTTCCTTAATGGACTGCTCATTTACATAGGGAATACTCCTGCGGAGTTGACAGGCAGCAGTGCCGCGAGACATTTCCTTTTCAACCTTTCAGGAGACACCGAGGTAGAGAAAAAGGCAAACTTCGATTCGCTTCAGGATAAGATATCATCTAGAAGTCCTTTTCTTCTATACGTAGATGACATAATGAACCTGACCTCAACAATGTTGCAAGGGACAATAAGCATTCTAAGGTCTTTTCTGTACTTCGGAATGCTTGTCGGCATAGTTGGTATAGCGATCATTATGTTCAAAGCTCTTCATGAAAGGAAGAGGATTATCGGCATGCTCAAAGCAATTGGTTTCACCAAAGCAATGGTGTTTTCTTCTTTCTTACTTGAGACATCGTTTATCGCGATCATTGGAATTCTCCTTGGGATGGTGACCGGTACGCTTACAAGCGTTGAAATCTTTGCCTCTCCTTTAATGGAGGGCATGAAGCTTTACATTCCCTGGGATCAGCTTATCTCAATGGCGTTAATATTCTACATTGCCTCTCTTGTTTCGACCATTATTCCCAGCTATTCTGCTTCTAAAATTGCACCTGCAGAAGCTTTGCGATACTTTGAATAG
- a CDS encoding PP2C family protein-serine/threonine phosphatase, whose product MSRILVVDDDLSVRVLLKSILSRDNHDVVESADGRSAFSSLAVQKPDIVLLDLMLPDYNGLDILAQLKESEELEPIPVIVLTGSSDRESKLTALSSGAVDFISKPFLPEEVLLRVNTHLKLHDLIRSLRVAVDNLESDVIAAGKIQNALVPKSNPQGLSVEWIYEPSYRVGGDIFDIFKLDENRYFVYLADMSGHGVNAAMLSVMVHRFIEDFRASIYDGEFDLRSFMKELDRNFIFERFNLFFTIVSAIVDFKEGFVLLSNAGHPTPLMQREGSVQFLEGKREALVGINMIHGDVSKVPFRSGDRLLLYTDGLIEVMNEKGEMYGEERLRNLMKSSSDIDIRSTALHLKSSYESFKGSTLAEDDITALLIQF is encoded by the coding sequence GTGAGTAGGATACTCGTGGTGGATGATGACTTGTCGGTTAGAGTTCTGTTGAAATCGATTCTTTCGAGAGACAACCATGACGTTGTAGAAAGTGCGGATGGCAGGTCGGCATTCTCATCGCTGGCTGTGCAGAAGCCGGATATAGTACTTCTTGACCTAATGTTGCCTGATTATAATGGACTTGATATTCTGGCTCAGCTCAAAGAAAGTGAAGAGCTAGAGCCTATACCCGTTATTGTTCTTACGGGCTCTTCCGACAGAGAAAGCAAGCTCACTGCTCTGAGTTCAGGTGCCGTAGATTTCATTTCAAAGCCCTTTCTCCCCGAAGAGGTTCTACTTAGGGTAAATACTCATCTGAAGCTTCATGATCTTATCAGATCTTTGAGAGTGGCGGTAGATAATCTAGAAAGCGATGTCATAGCAGCCGGTAAAATTCAAAATGCTCTTGTTCCAAAAAGCAATCCTCAAGGACTCTCTGTTGAATGGATATATGAACCTTCTTACAGGGTTGGTGGGGATATCTTCGATATATTCAAGCTGGATGAAAATCGGTACTTTGTTTATCTCGCCGACATGTCAGGACACGGCGTAAATGCGGCAATGCTATCGGTGATGGTACACAGGTTCATTGAAGATTTCAGGGCCAGTATCTATGATGGTGAGTTCGATTTGAGAAGTTTTATGAAGGAGCTGGATAGAAACTTTATTTTTGAGAGGTTCAACCTTTTCTTCACAATTGTTTCCGCAATAGTGGACTTTAAGGAAGGCTTCGTTCTGCTTTCAAATGCGGGACATCCGACTCCTTTGATGCAAAGAGAGGGATCTGTACAGTTTCTTGAAGGGAAGAGAGAAGCTCTTGTCGGAATAAATATGATTCACGGAGATGTTTCTAAGGTGCCTTTCCGTAGCGGTGATCGCTTGTTATTGTATACCGATGGGCTGATCGAAGTAATGAACGAAAAAGGTGAAATGTATGGCGAGGAAAGACTTAGAAATCTTATGAAGAGCAGTTCAGATATCGATATAAGGAGTACCGCTTTGCACTTGAAATCCTCTTATGAGAGTTTCAAGGGGAGTACACTTGCGGAAGACGATATTACGGCCTTACTGATACAGTTCTAG
- a CDS encoding chromate transporter has translation MILLNLFWSFFKIGFLAFGGGYGALSLIQDQIVNVNKWIGIEEFLTLISISQMTPGPIAINSATFIGYRIAGVQGSILATIGVVLPSVFWIFLILKILKILSKWIDTAEVFNALRLGIIALILSATLRIGIESINSVFTIVTAVSAFYILYKFKLSVIWIVFGTGILGVFWSFFLPL, from the coding sequence ATGATTCTACTGAATCTCTTCTGGTCTTTCTTTAAGATCGGTTTTCTAGCTTTCGGAGGAGGATATGGCGCTCTGAGTTTAATACAAGATCAAATAGTAAACGTAAACAAATGGATTGGAATTGAAGAGTTCCTTACTCTAATATCCATCTCACAGATGACTCCCGGTCCCATTGCGATCAACTCGGCCACTTTTATTGGCTACAGAATTGCCGGAGTACAAGGATCGATTCTCGCAACTATCGGAGTTGTTCTTCCAAGCGTGTTCTGGATTTTTCTGATACTAAAGATTCTGAAAATTCTATCCAAATGGATCGACACGGCAGAGGTCTTTAATGCCCTAAGGCTCGGGATAATCGCACTGATCCTTTCGGCTACTTTAAGGATAGGGATTGAGTCTATTAATAGTGTTTTCACCATTGTTACAGCGGTATCTGCCTTCTATATCCTCTACAAATTCAAACTTTCAGTCATCTGGATCGTATTTGGTACGGGCATATTGGGCGTTTTTTGGAGCTTCTTTTTACCTCTATAA
- a CDS encoding HD-GYP domain-containing protein encodes MKNSRICGLALRFNYDNPEDFRSELRSIYEQEDLSREEIGMLLALDFAYSSTFDEAREFDSSGTDLKLLAEGVYSLSYFYARNSEDKIAYLVSKLAVDHIARECEREQEINLKILHMMTSFEMGFGEETLLLFEELMKLEKYVPVQKRFEYYNDLGLVSTQLRTGGNPLRFYEKAKELAGSPVRALMVQLNMIDYLYSKNMFKEALKLLDKTESCNVVSINGYRLMINLKILLQMSSLARATAVADQLESLIRSHGEWTDIAVSYIFLGHFYVKIGNISKAQNYLNLLKSLPDESLTNYIRGETLILEASIMQAKGEHFRALENSVGAFETLTLYSTTSPHLKDFVNNLFGSISAVFTQLIRELRLKDSYTALHTLRVLKICYEFGKELELEKIDLFNLSIGAMLHDYGKVDIPFDLLNKPSKLTEEEFTEIMNHPVYGERYLRDLNFPIAIRDIVRHHHERIDGKGYPDGLKGDEIHKLVQIVAVADVFDALTTDRPYRKAITKEKALEYLEEKGDQLISKGLLSRFIRFAQHKEISIQEKEITVLWRSIISELFK; translated from the coding sequence TTGAAGAATTCTAGAATTTGCGGTCTGGCCTTAAGATTTAATTATGACAATCCCGAGGATTTCAGATCAGAGCTGAGATCCATTTATGAGCAAGAAGACCTTTCTAGAGAAGAGATTGGAATGCTTCTGGCTCTCGATTTTGCTTACTCTAGTACGTTTGATGAGGCGAGGGAATTTGATTCCTCTGGTACAGATCTCAAGCTTCTGGCCGAAGGAGTGTATTCGCTGTCCTATTTTTATGCCAGGAATTCCGAAGACAAGATAGCGTACCTTGTGTCGAAGCTTGCGGTAGATCATATTGCCAGAGAATGCGAAAGGGAGCAAGAGATTAATCTGAAGATACTCCATATGATGACCTCGTTCGAAATGGGCTTCGGTGAAGAAACACTACTTCTCTTCGAAGAACTTATGAAGCTCGAAAAGTATGTTCCAGTTCAGAAGCGCTTTGAGTATTACAACGATCTTGGTCTTGTATCAACTCAGCTCCGAACTGGCGGCAATCCGTTGAGGTTCTACGAGAAGGCTAAGGAACTTGCCGGTTCGCCGGTAAGAGCTCTGATGGTACAGCTGAATATGATTGATTATCTTTACTCTAAGAACATGTTCAAAGAAGCTCTTAAGCTTCTTGACAAGACGGAAAGCTGCAACGTAGTTTCCATAAACGGATACAGACTCATGATAAATCTCAAGATCCTGCTGCAGATGAGTAGCCTCGCAAGAGCAACTGCCGTTGCCGATCAACTTGAATCCCTAATTCGTTCTCATGGGGAATGGACGGATATCGCAGTATCTTACATTTTTCTGGGGCATTTCTACGTGAAGATTGGCAATATCTCTAAGGCACAAAACTATCTAAATCTTCTGAAATCTCTTCCGGACGAATCCCTTACAAACTATATCCGAGGGGAGACGCTTATTCTCGAGGCTTCGATAATGCAAGCCAAGGGAGAACATTTCCGAGCACTTGAAAACTCTGTTGGCGCTTTCGAGACGCTTACACTTTACAGTACAACGTCGCCACATCTTAAAGATTTCGTAAATAATCTCTTTGGAAGTATTTCGGCAGTTTTCACTCAGCTCATCAGAGAGCTCAGGCTCAAGGATAGCTATACCGCTCTTCATACACTTAGAGTTCTGAAGATATGCTACGAGTTTGGTAAAGAGCTTGAACTAGAAAAGATAGATCTGTTCAATCTATCAATAGGTGCAATGCTGCACGATTACGGCAAGGTCGACATACCATTCGACTTGTTGAACAAGCCGTCAAAGTTGACTGAAGAGGAATTCACGGAGATAATGAATCATCCCGTGTACGGCGAGCGTTACTTGCGGGATTTGAACTTTCCTATAGCAATAAGAGATATAGTCAGACATCATCACGAAAGAATAGACGGAAAGGGCTACCCCGACGGTTTGAAGGGAGACGAAATTCACAAGCTCGTTCAAATAGTTGCAGTAGCAGACGTATTCGATGCACTGACGACCGACAGACCATACAGAAAAGCGATTACAAAGGAGAAAGCTCTGGAGTACCTAGAAGAAAAAGGCGACCAATTAATCTCAAAAGGTCTCCTCTCTAGGTTTATAAGATTTGCTCAGCACAAAGAAATAAGCATACAAGAAAAAGAAATAACTGTACTATGGCGTTCAATAATCTCCGAACTCTTCAAATAA
- a CDS encoding ABC transporter ATP-binding protein yields the protein MAFVEVRDLSKTYRSGEVSVEALKGVSFDIYEGEILAILGPSGCGKSTLLNCLSGIDTPTEGKVTVKGVDLHSLKDDEKTRFRAMNMGFVFQFYNLIPVLKAVENVELAMLTMGSNEKKAREAAMEILAKVNLREREHYLPSRLSGGERQRVSIARALVHRPAIVWADEPTGALDTKTSNDLMNLITELNETFNQTFVIVTHDERVSAFSNRVLHMDSGSILKIEENKELKV from the coding sequence ATGGCATTTGTTGAGGTCAGAGACCTTAGTAAAACTTACAGGTCGGGTGAAGTGTCGGTCGAAGCACTGAAGGGAGTTTCATTTGATATTTATGAAGGCGAGATACTAGCGATTCTCGGACCGTCCGGATGCGGAAAAAGTACACTCCTGAACTGTCTTTCAGGAATAGATACGCCTACGGAGGGGAAGGTTACAGTCAAGGGGGTTGATCTTCACTCTTTGAAGGATGATGAAAAGACCCGCTTTAGGGCGATGAATATGGGGTTCGTGTTTCAATTCTACAATCTTATACCTGTCTTAAAAGCAGTCGAAAATGTGGAACTCGCGATGCTTACAATGGGAAGTAATGAAAAGAAAGCCCGTGAAGCGGCGATGGAAATTCTTGCAAAAGTCAATTTAAGGGAGCGAGAACATTACCTCCCTTCAAGATTGAGTGGTGGTGAGAGACAGAGAGTCTCAATAGCAAGGGCACTCGTTCACAGGCCGGCTATTGTATGGGCCGACGAGCCTACGGGAGCCCTGGATACGAAGACCAGCAATGATCTAATGAATCTCATCACCGAGCTGAATGAAACGTTCAATCAGACCTTCGTAATTGTTACGCACGACGAGAGAGTTTCTGCATTCTCAAACAGAGTTCTCCACATGGATAGTGGTAGCATTTTGAAGATTGAAGAAAATAAAGAATTGAAGGTGTAA